The following proteins come from a genomic window of Finegoldia magna ATCC 29328:
- a CDS encoding ABC transporter ATP-binding protein, with the protein MLKRYKWFIDYYKKSYIIAIIALIFDYAFKLILPYMIGNVADNIFNKNVTAENLKINLGICLVASVLCYVVSVVWNLNVFRGDDTIRYLVTTKLYNKYLKQSPEFFEKNSTGSLMGKATNDPYALGDFAGYGLMSLFDSTFYPILIVIIMIVTTDFRLTLLSVLPLPILVVVSNKIGNKLNTTFEESQKSFDKMNDQTLETVSGVRVVRANNLKDFQRKKFQDRANDLYEKNMATAKLIAWYGPIQKPIEVMTYVLAISYGTYLIRTGSITVGRLMSFMFYLNLLIWPMIGMGDFISVKKQADASMDRIQEVWDYKEDIVNKPDAVDLKESPTIDFRNLSFKYPSSKENVLEKISFTIEPGKTLGVLGKTGSGKTTLLKQFLRFYDVEDGEILLNDKNLTDYTVESVRERMGYVPQNHMIFSKTIGENIKLTNKDATDEELMEAIRMSDFEKDLEKLVNGKDTLCGEKGISLSGGQKQRIALSRALIKNPDILIMDDCMSAVDGTTEKNILDNFRKIRSGKTNIIATHRISQVKDADEIIVLENGKIVERGNHDSLMKQDGWYKEQYLRQTVESAYEKECDE; encoded by the coding sequence ATGTTAAAAAGGTATAAGTGGTTTATTGATTACTACAAGAAAAGTTACATAATAGCAATTATCGCACTTATTTTTGATTATGCTTTTAAGTTGATTTTGCCGTACATGATTGGTAATGTGGCGGACAATATTTTCAACAAGAATGTGACTGCGGAGAACTTGAAGATTAATTTGGGGATTTGTCTGGTTGCAAGTGTGTTGTGTTATGTGGTTAGCGTTGTGTGGAATTTGAATGTGTTCAGGGGCGATGACACGATTAGGTATTTGGTGACTACGAAGTTGTATAACAAATATTTGAAGCAATCGCCGGAGTTTTTTGAGAAGAATTCTACAGGGTCTTTGATGGGGAAGGCTACAAATGATCCGTACGCATTGGGAGATTTTGCGGGATATGGTCTGATGAGTCTGTTCGATTCGACTTTTTATCCTATTTTAATTGTAATTATTATGATTGTAACGACAGATTTTAGGTTGACTTTGTTGAGTGTGCTTCCACTTCCAATACTGGTTGTTGTGAGTAATAAAATCGGCAACAAATTGAATACGACTTTTGAAGAGTCGCAAAAATCGTTCGATAAGATGAACGATCAGACTTTGGAGACTGTAAGTGGTGTGCGTGTAGTTCGTGCAAATAATTTGAAGGATTTTCAAAGGAAGAAGTTCCAAGACAGAGCGAATGATTTGTACGAAAAGAATATGGCGACTGCAAAACTAATTGCATGGTATGGCCCAATCCAAAAGCCGATTGAGGTTATGACTTATGTGTTGGCGATTTCTTACGGTACTTATTTGATACGAACAGGAAGCATTACTGTGGGAAGATTGATGAGTTTTATGTTTTATTTGAATTTGTTGATTTGGCCGATGATTGGCATGGGCGATTTTATTAGCGTGAAGAAGCAAGCCGATGCGAGTATGGATAGAATTCAAGAGGTGTGGGATTACAAGGAAGACATTGTGAACAAACCTGATGCTGTTGATTTGAAGGAAAGTCCTACGATTGATTTTAGAAATTTGTCGTTCAAGTATCCGAGTTCGAAGGAAAATGTGTTAGAGAAGATTAGTTTTACAATTGAGCCTGGCAAGACGTTGGGAGTTTTGGGGAAAACTGGAAGTGGCAAGACTACTTTGTTGAAGCAGTTTCTTAGATTTTACGATGTGGAAGATGGCGAGATACTTTTGAATGACAAAAACTTGACCGATTATACTGTCGAATCAGTCAGAGAAAGAATGGGATATGTTCCACAAAACCACATGATTTTCTCGAAGACTATTGGCGAGAACATCAAGCTTACTAACAAGGATGCAACGGATGAAGAATTGATGGAAGCTATACGAATGAGCGATTTTGAGAAGGATTTGGAAAAGCTTGTGAATGGAAAGGATACGTTGTGTGGAGAAAAGGGAATTAGTTTGTCGGGCGGTCAGAAACAAAGGATTGCGTTGTCGAGGGCGTTGATAAAGAATCCGGATATTTTGATTATGGACGACTGCATGAGCGCTGTGGATGGAACGACGGAGAAAAATATCCTGGATAATTTCAGAAAAATTCGATCCGGCAAGACGAATATCATCGCGACTCACAGGATTAGTCAAGTGAAGGATGCAGATGAGATTATCGTGCTTGAAAACGGCAAGATAGTTGAAAGAGGTAATCACGACTCTTTGATGAAACAAGATGGTTGGTACAAGGAGCAATATTTGAGACAGACAGTGGAGAGTGCATATGAGAAAGAGTGTGACGAATAG
- a CDS encoding patatin-like phospholipase family protein, with protein sequence MRGLVLEGGGAKGCYQIGAYKALVEMGITFDYVVGTSIGAINAAMICQGDWEIAYKLWENISYEDVISLKDNDINSIFEESLSLDNAKDKLGLAKDFIDNKGFSVDPLNDLLSKYIDEKRVRESKMKFGLNTVDVENRKVLNLFIEDIPVGHLCDYLRASSNLLVFKQEKLDGKKLIDGGYMENNPYKMIDDICDEIVIVSLKPYMLTNKLKKNPKYTIIKTWDRDFPRVLEFEKEKMRYGLKLGYEDTLKVYADLKKENL encoded by the coding sequence ATGAGAGGTTTAGTGTTGGAAGGCGGAGGCGCTAAGGGATGTTATCAGATTGGAGCTTACAAGGCGTTGGTGGAAATGGGCATTACGTTTGATTATGTCGTGGGAACTTCGATTGGCGCTATCAATGCGGCTATGATTTGTCAGGGCGATTGGGAGATTGCATACAAATTGTGGGAGAATATTTCTTATGAAGATGTGATTAGCCTAAAGGACAATGATATCAATTCTATTTTTGAAGAGAGTTTAAGTTTGGATAATGCTAAGGATAAGCTAGGCTTGGCGAAGGATTTTATCGATAACAAGGGTTTCAGTGTGGATCCGTTGAACGATTTGTTGAGCAAGTATATTGATGAGAAAAGAGTTCGTGAATCTAAGATGAAGTTCGGGCTGAATACTGTTGATGTTGAAAACAGGAAGGTTTTGAATTTGTTTATTGAGGATATTCCAGTTGGTCATTTGTGTGATTATTTGCGTGCAAGTTCCAATTTGCTTGTGTTTAAGCAAGAAAAACTCGACGGGAAGAAGCTGATTGACGGCGGATATATGGAGAATAATCCGTACAAGATGATTGATGATATCTGCGATGAGATTGTGATTGTGTCGTTGAAGCCTTATATGTTGACAAATAAATTGAAGAAAAATCCAAAATACACGATTATTAAAACGTGGGACAGAGATTTTCCAAGAGTTTTGGAGTTTGAAAAGGAAAAGATGCGATACGGTTTGAAGCTTGGATACGAGGACACGTTGAAGGTGTATGCGGATTTGAAAAAAGAAAATTTGTAG
- a CDS encoding class C sortase, whose amino-acid sequence MKKSKLKENLKYVLIFLVGFAVAMYPLISRLYYRIEANSEVHDFDTNAKKMDKKEIDRRIRLAQIYNKTLDPSKLADPYSEKEKKNAISEYARMLEVKEKIGHVEIPKINQDLPIYAGTSEEVLQKGVGHLEGTSLPVGGKSTHTVLTAHRGLPTAKLFTDLNKMKKGDVFFIHNIKEVLAYKVIDIFVVEPSDFDKVLVVEGKDYCTLLTCTPYMINSHRLLVRAERTEYNPAAVEKDLVSQVTGKYKIYLIISLIIIAILLWYYIRQRRRKKNNEIK is encoded by the coding sequence ATGAAGAAGTCTAAGTTAAAGGAAAATTTGAAATATGTGTTGATTTTTTTGGTGGGGTTTGCTGTGGCGATGTATCCTTTGATTTCGAGGTTGTACTACAGGATTGAGGCTAACAGTGAGGTGCATGATTTCGATACTAATGCCAAGAAGATGGACAAGAAGGAGATTGACAGGAGGATTAGGCTCGCTCAGATTTACAACAAGACTTTGGATCCTAGTAAGCTTGCGGATCCTTATTCTGAGAAGGAAAAGAAGAATGCGATTAGCGAGTATGCGAGAATGCTCGAGGTGAAAGAAAAGATTGGTCACGTTGAGATTCCGAAGATTAATCAGGATTTGCCGATTTATGCTGGTACGAGTGAGGAGGTTTTGCAAAAGGGTGTTGGTCACTTGGAGGGGACTTCTCTTCCTGTTGGTGGCAAGAGTACGCACACTGTGTTGACTGCTCACAGGGGTCTTCCTACGGCGAAGCTGTTTACTGATTTGAACAAGATGAAGAAGGGCGATGTGTTTTTCATTCACAATATCAAAGAGGTGTTGGCGTACAAGGTTATCGACATTTTTGTTGTGGAGCCGAGCGATTTCGACAAGGTTTTGGTTGTGGAGGGCAAGGATTACTGTACGTTGTTGACTTGCACTCCGTATATGATTAATTCGCACAGGTTGTTGGTGCGTGCTGAGCGTACGGAATACAATCCTGCTGCTGTGGAGAAGGATTTGGTGAGTCAAGTGACTGGTAAGTACAAGATTTATTTGATTATTTCACTGATTATTATCGCTATTTTGTTGTGGTATTATATTAGACAAAGAAGAAGGAAGAAGAATAATGAGATCAAGTAG
- the fic gene encoding protein adenylyltransferase Fic, giving the protein MGRFIDEELLSKRRAIELWDKGLINNFEVGTYKGLQEIHAFLFQDIFDFAGKTRDVNLSKGNFRFANLLYLESNLAIIERMPEGSFDEIIEKYVEMNVAHPFREGNGRATRIWLDLILKKNLNVCVDWAMVDRADYLSAMERSPVNSLEIKHLLKDALTDKVDDRGVYLRGIQQSYVYEDLDRYDIEDIEE; this is encoded by the coding sequence ATGGGTCGTTTTATTGATGAGGAGCTTTTGTCTAAGAGAAGGGCTATTGAGCTTTGGGACAAGGGTTTGATTAATAATTTTGAGGTTGGTACTTACAAGGGTTTGCAGGAGATTCACGCATTTTTGTTTCAGGATATTTTTGATTTTGCTGGGAAGACTCGTGATGTGAATTTGTCAAAGGGAAATTTCAGGTTTGCAAATTTACTCTATTTAGAGAGTAATTTGGCGATTATTGAGAGGATGCCTGAGGGTTCTTTTGATGAGATTATTGAGAAGTATGTGGAGATGAATGTGGCGCATCCTTTCAGGGAAGGAAATGGTCGTGCGACTAGGATTTGGCTGGATTTGATATTGAAGAAGAATTTGAATGTGTGCGTTGACTGGGCGATGGTGGACAGGGCTGATTATTTGAGTGCTATGGAGAGGTCTCCGGTGAATTCTTTGGAGATTAAGCACTTGTTGAAGGATGCTTTGACGGACAAGGTTGATGACAGGGGTGTTTATTTGCGTGGTATTCAACAGTCGTATGTGTATGAGGATTTGGATAGGTATGATATTGAGGATATAGAGGAGTAA
- a CDS encoding class C sortase, whose amino-acid sequence MRSSRKIGYVILFVGIGILTFCLSNLSYKIFSQDKKMDDFLRTQGEMSTELSERIEKYNSNVNVDETGIVDPFNSEDIELEGSKVIDENGIFGYLEIPKINFKKPIYLGASYNHLAKGVGQLDGTSIPVGGKGRRSVLAGHRGWYGDIMLLKVGQLYSNDVVYVHHHGKTLTYKVVGRQYISPSDWDMLKPVEGKDMLTILSCDPMYPPFTRRILINCVRVDENSGKAGVDASSDKKNTTQLNTKGDSSSKTVDYVLLAFTILAWIVLIVNIRKFVLDIKRHKD is encoded by the coding sequence ATGAGATCAAGTAGGAAGATTGGTTATGTGATTTTGTTTGTGGGGATTGGGATATTGACTTTTTGTTTGAGCAATTTGTCGTATAAGATTTTCTCGCAAGATAAAAAGATGGATGATTTTTTGAGGACACAAGGTGAGATGTCGACTGAGCTTTCCGAACGAATCGAAAAATACAATTCGAATGTGAATGTGGATGAGACAGGTATTGTGGATCCTTTTAATTCGGAGGATATTGAGCTTGAAGGTAGCAAGGTGATTGATGAGAATGGGATTTTCGGGTATTTGGAGATTCCGAAGATTAATTTCAAGAAGCCGATTTATTTGGGGGCTAGTTACAATCATTTGGCGAAGGGTGTCGGTCAACTTGACGGGACTTCGATTCCTGTTGGTGGCAAGGGCAGGCGTAGTGTGCTTGCAGGTCACAGGGGTTGGTACGGAGATATTATGTTGCTGAAGGTGGGTCAATTGTATTCTAATGATGTGGTGTATGTGCATCATCATGGGAAGACGTTGACTTACAAGGTTGTCGGAAGACAGTACATCAGTCCGTCGGATTGGGATATGTTGAAGCCTGTGGAAGGCAAGGATATGCTGACTATATTGTCGTGTGATCCGATGTATCCTCCATTCACTAGAAGAATTTTGATTAATTGCGTGAGGGTTGATGAGAATTCTGGTAAGGCGGGTGTTGATGCAAGCTCCGATAAGAAAAATACGACACAATTGAACACGAAAGGCGATTCGTCATCAAAAACTGTGGATTATGTTTTGTTGGCGTTTACAATATTAGCGTGGATTGTGCTTATTGTGAATATTAGAAAATTCGTGTTGGATATTAAAAGGCACAAAGATTAG
- a CDS encoding carbon-nitrogen hydrolase family protein, translating into MKISLCAVEQRLNDKVFNMKQIEKYARQEAENGADMCVFGESFLQGFECLSFVYKDDVGVPVTQNSNEIAEIRSIARENEVAISFGYIENDHGAFYSSQMTVTKRGEIINNYRRMSPGWKEPSACSDYREGSKLYLYKMDGVSFSTLICGDFWDENLYTYISMIDSDILLWPVFVDFSVIDWYKNEFEDYKKQSQLVPMPVLFVNSFVDEDDRAKGGAYVFYQGKVVEELEPGEEGVLRYEYRK; encoded by the coding sequence ATGAAGATTAGTTTGTGTGCTGTGGAGCAACGTTTGAATGATAAGGTATTTAATATGAAGCAGATTGAGAAATATGCGAGACAGGAAGCTGAAAACGGCGCTGACATGTGTGTGTTTGGGGAGAGTTTTCTGCAAGGTTTTGAGTGTTTGAGTTTCGTGTACAAAGATGATGTTGGTGTTCCTGTGACGCAAAATTCGAATGAGATTGCGGAGATTCGTAGTATTGCGAGGGAGAATGAGGTTGCGATTTCGTTCGGATATATTGAGAATGATCATGGCGCATTTTATTCTTCGCAGATGACTGTGACGAAACGTGGCGAGATTATTAACAATTACAGGAGAATGAGTCCGGGCTGGAAGGAGCCTTCTGCTTGCAGCGATTACAGAGAAGGCAGCAAGTTGTATTTGTACAAGATGGACGGCGTGAGTTTTTCGACGTTGATTTGCGGTGATTTCTGGGATGAGAATTTGTATACTTATATTTCGATGATTGACTCGGATATTTTGTTGTGGCCAGTGTTTGTGGATTTTTCGGTGATTGACTGGTATAAGAATGAGTTTGAGGACTACAAGAAACAATCGCAGCTTGTGCCGATGCCGGTGTTGTTTGTGAATTCGTTCGTGGATGAGGACGACAGGGCGAAGGGTGGCGCGTATGTGTTTTACCAAGGGAAGGTTGTTGAGGAACTGGAGCCAGGGGAAGAGGGCGTGTTGAGGTATGAGTATAGGAAGTAG
- a CDS encoding YdcF family protein, whose translation MYTLLLISAILLIIAATDNFISMFTATSIILFVVSAISLIFAPHSNVILNIIIAINVITDIFVITIISYRLYQKAKVKANIALHLSASLLYIAMIIVNLFKIFDLYKYIIGMNLYLSLMVLSHLLGNLIIKYQKFDTDFDYIVVLGGSMKGIELSELIKQRMLTSFAYYTTNKSIMIFSGGKSNGDIEESVAMKNFAIENHIQDTDILLEKLAMNTMQNIEYVKKLIQQQDTDFVDKKICVITNNFHAFRTKLICNKMKVNWTVIPTQSNFNSKISTYLIELLAAIYLDIYLHIIMLILITIIIGLVA comes from the coding sequence ATGTACACACTTTTACTCATATCTGCGATACTTCTAATAATCGCAGCCACAGACAACTTCATAAGCATGTTCACAGCAACAAGCATCATCTTGTTCGTAGTCAGTGCCATTAGCCTGATATTTGCACCACATTCAAATGTAATCTTGAACATCATCATAGCAATCAACGTAATTACAGATATATTTGTCATCACAATAATATCCTACAGACTCTACCAAAAAGCAAAAGTCAAAGCCAACATCGCACTTCACTTATCGGCAAGTTTACTCTACATCGCAATGATAATAGTCAACCTGTTCAAAATATTTGACCTATACAAATACATAATAGGAATGAATTTGTATCTAAGCTTGATGGTATTGTCGCATTTACTTGGAAACCTCATAATCAAATACCAAAAATTCGACACAGATTTCGACTACATCGTAGTCCTTGGAGGATCCATGAAAGGAATCGAACTGTCTGAACTCATCAAACAAAGAATGCTCACATCATTTGCATATTACACAACCAATAAAAGCATCATGATATTTTCCGGCGGAAAATCCAACGGAGACATCGAAGAATCCGTCGCCATGAAAAACTTCGCAATAGAAAACCACATCCAAGACACAGACATCTTATTGGAAAAACTCGCCATGAACACCATGCAAAACATCGAATACGTAAAAAAACTGATCCAACAACAAGATACAGATTTTGTGGATAAAAAAATTTGCGTCATCACCAACAACTTTCACGCATTCAGAACCAAACTCATCTGCAACAAAATGAAAGTCAATTGGACAGTAATACCAACACAATCTAATTTCAACTCCAAAATCTCAACCTACCTCATAGAATTACTAGCAGCAATTTATCTCGACATCTACCTGCACATAATAATGCTCATCCTCATCACAATAATAATAGGATTAGTCGCATAA
- a CDS encoding GNAT family N-acetyltransferase — translation MRYRLYNANDYDRCCDLLRDSNMKYSFSEKSDVKLFTDIVKSESFCEDCTFVLEDGDAICGIVMFTKCRVRKFDGLLLSIFYIDDEHMSDDNVDLLVGNAVDDVMSRGVKFVCVMGEPDVFTRFGFTRARDYGILCPFYVEDDYFMARCEDGFKTRGELSYAKEFFE, via the coding sequence ATGAGATATAGATTATATAATGCGAATGATTACGACAGATGTTGTGATTTGTTGAGAGATTCTAATATGAAGTACAGTTTTTCTGAGAAGAGCGATGTGAAATTGTTCACGGATATTGTGAAATCGGAGAGTTTCTGTGAGGATTGTACGTTTGTATTGGAAGACGGCGATGCGATTTGTGGGATTGTGATGTTCACGAAATGTCGTGTGAGGAAGTTCGATGGGTTGTTGTTGTCGATTTTCTACATTGACGATGAGCATATGAGTGATGATAATGTGGATTTGCTTGTGGGAAATGCTGTCGATGATGTTATGAGTCGTGGTGTGAAATTTGTCTGCGTGATGGGAGAGCCTGATGTGTTCACGAGGTTTGGTTTCACGAGGGCGAGGGACTACGGGATTTTGTGTCCTTTTTATGTTGAGGATGATTATTTCATGGCGAGATGCGAGGATGGTTTTAAAACTCGTGGTGAGTTGAGTTATGCAAAGGAGTTTTTTGAGTAA
- a CDS encoding class C sortase gives MWKKIKHNFVFILIFLLGFGVMMYPVISRLYYRVDSANQVKEFDKAVKGLSKEELAKRLALAKGYNDSLNNLVSKDPYDKKNQEEGRKAYARMLEVKEKIGHVEIPKINQDLPMYAGTSEDVLQIGIGHLEGTSLPIGGNNTHAVLTAHSGLPTAKLFTDLKMMKIGDKFYVHNIFGTLAYQVDQIKIVEPSNFNDLLIVKGHDYCTLLTCTPIMINSHRLLVRGHRVPYVPAVDEALIADNKASYIYRYLFYVSLVIIAILLYLIYRQRKARKKLKELDVEDKHEEV, from the coding sequence ATGTGGAAGAAGATTAAGCATAATTTTGTGTTTATTTTAATATTTTTATTGGGATTTGGCGTGATGATGTATCCTGTGATTTCTAGGTTGTATTATAGGGTGGATTCGGCAAATCAAGTGAAGGAGTTCGACAAGGCTGTGAAGGGTTTGTCGAAGGAGGAATTGGCGAAGAGATTGGCGTTAGCGAAGGGCTATAATGATTCGTTGAATAATTTGGTGAGCAAGGATCCTTATGATAAGAAAAACCAAGAAGAGGGCAGGAAGGCTTATGCGAGAATGCTCGAGGTGAAAGAAAAGATTGGTCACGTTGAGATTCCGAAGATTAATCAGGATTTGCCGATGTATGCTGGTACGAGCGAGGATGTGTTGCAGATTGGTATTGGTCACTTGGAGGGTACGTCCCTTCCTATTGGTGGGAACAATACGCATGCGGTGTTGACTGCTCACAGTGGGCTTCCTACGGCGAAGTTGTTTACGGATTTGAAGATGATGAAGATTGGCGATAAGTTTTACGTTCACAATATTTTCGGGACGTTGGCTTATCAGGTGGATCAAATTAAGATTGTGGAGCCTTCGAATTTCAACGATTTGTTGATTGTGAAGGGTCATGATTATTGTACGTTACTTACTTGTACTCCTATTATGATTAATTCGCACAGGCTTTTGGTTAGAGGTCACAGGGTTCCTTACGTTCCTGCTGTGGATGAGGCGTTGATTGCTGATAACAAGGCAAGTTATATTTACAGGTATTTGTTCTATGTTTCTTTGGTTATTATCGCTATTTTATTGTATTTGATTTATCGTCAACGTAAGGCGAGAAAGAAATTGAAGGAACTTGATGTAGAGGATAAGCATGAAGAAGTCTAA
- a CDS encoding ABC transporter ATP-binding protein: MRKSVTNRIIKYSLNEKKNLAIGMVFTVLMTIFEIIGPIILAYIINNLLTGEKLVYNIRKLALVLCLYAAVFFVDSLWKYNSTVYLEKTANKIARRMQMDVYDHIQKMPISFYDNLPAGKVVSRITNDTKTVKSFYQMVLAQLMVSIMVSIFMIAMVLITDTKIGIIVCLFFPIMFYIFRKFLQKSRFAFTNMRKYISEENAKINETIGNIEIIKAFNLEDDFSKDYETSAKNVYDYGYMVTKAYGTMSYNVSELLRNFANITILGLYAYNVLTGNTDVKLGSMYLTMEYTTRTFSYISNCVQRMGSLEQSFSAAEHVFELLDTEVEEFPEREIGDIKGDVKFENVDFSYIENEPVLKDLSLDIKSGESVAFVGFTGSGKTTIINLLLGFYKPQKGTITIDGKNFNDYSVDSIRENISLVPQDPVLFMGDVKSNIRLDKDFTDEEVEKALRDIGADRLIDFRNGLDEEVKDNGESFSAGEKQLIAFARSYITNPKILILDEATANIDTQTEAVIQYAIDKLKQNRTTFIIAHRLSTIKNVDCIYVLDKGVVVEKGTHEELLANGKIYTRMYREQNKKG, from the coding sequence ATGAGAAAGAGTGTGACGAATAGAATAATAAAATACTCCCTAAACGAGAAGAAAAACTTGGCGATAGGGATGGTGTTTACGGTGTTGATGACGATATTCGAGATTATCGGGCCGATAATACTGGCGTATATCATCAACAATTTACTTACAGGAGAAAAACTTGTTTATAATATTAGAAAATTAGCGCTTGTGTTGTGCTTGTATGCGGCGGTTTTCTTCGTGGATTCGTTGTGGAAGTACAATTCAACGGTGTATTTGGAGAAAACTGCGAACAAAATCGCACGCAGGATGCAAATGGATGTGTACGATCACATTCAAAAAATGCCGATATCATTTTACGATAATTTGCCGGCGGGAAAAGTTGTCAGCAGAATTACAAACGACACGAAAACTGTGAAGAGTTTCTACCAAATGGTGTTGGCACAACTTATGGTCAGCATTATGGTGAGTATTTTCATGATTGCAATGGTGCTGATAACTGACACGAAAATCGGGATTATTGTGTGCTTGTTTTTCCCAATTATGTTTTATATTTTTAGGAAATTTCTGCAAAAATCACGTTTTGCATTTACAAATATGAGAAAATACATCAGCGAAGAGAATGCGAAAATCAACGAGACGATTGGCAATATCGAAATAATCAAGGCGTTTAATTTGGAAGATGATTTCAGCAAGGATTATGAAACTTCTGCGAAAAACGTGTACGATTACGGGTATATGGTGACGAAGGCTTACGGTACGATGAGCTATAATGTGTCGGAACTTCTTCGAAACTTTGCCAACATTACGATACTTGGACTTTACGCGTACAATGTTTTGACTGGAAATACTGATGTAAAGTTGGGGAGCATGTATTTGACGATGGAATACACAACTAGGACTTTCTCGTACATCAGCAACTGCGTACAGAGAATGGGCTCGTTGGAGCAATCATTCAGTGCAGCAGAGCATGTGTTTGAATTGCTGGACACTGAGGTCGAGGAATTTCCAGAACGAGAAATTGGCGATATCAAGGGCGATGTTAAGTTTGAAAATGTGGATTTTTCGTATATTGAAAACGAACCTGTGCTTAAAGATTTGTCGCTAGATATAAAAAGCGGAGAAAGTGTTGCATTTGTTGGGTTTACTGGAAGTGGTAAGACTACGATAATTAATTTGCTATTAGGATTTTACAAGCCACAAAAAGGTACGATCACAATTGACGGCAAGAACTTCAACGACTACAGCGTGGATTCTATAAGAGAGAATATTTCGTTGGTGCCGCAAGATCCGGTGCTTTTTATGGGAGATGTGAAAAGTAACATAAGGCTCGACAAGGATTTTACAGATGAGGAAGTCGAGAAGGCGTTGAGGGATATCGGCGCTGATAGGTTGATAGATTTTAGAAATGGACTTGATGAAGAAGTCAAGGACAATGGCGAAAGTTTCTCTGCTGGTGAAAAGCAGCTTATAGCATTTGCGAGAAGTTACATCACCAATCCGAAGATTTTGATTTTGGACGAGGCGACTGCAAACATCGATACGCAGACGGAAGCTGTGATTCAATATGCGATCGACAAATTGAAACAAAACAGGACTACTTTTATAATAGCGCACAGATTGTCTACGATTAAAAACGTGGATTGCATTTACGTGTTGGACAAGGGCGTTGTCGTAGAAAAAGGAACGCACGAAGAATTGTTGGCAAATGGCAAGATTTACACGAGAATGTATCGTGAACAAAATAAGAAGGGCTAA
- a CDS encoding TDE2712 family protein, with the protein MSIKINNEVVEMMLYFWQSASEGQKVAESFIIDVANRDEMKLIYNDKFDEEAVRRVLSSITNKELLNGGSPEEKRFWNNNMWMMEDMGVVDQMVQPIKHLNLDDVETDKKELIFVPGHVDEYYDLGDKLVVNFFKVSVDIFGGTGAVTMDGEDFREHIIKLLQK; encoded by the coding sequence ATGAGCATTAAAATTAATAATGAAGTAGTTGAAATGATGCTATATTTCTGGCAATCAGCGTCAGAAGGTCAAAAGGTTGCTGAATCTTTTATCATTGATGTAGCTAATAGAGATGAAATGAAATTAATATACAATGACAAATTTGATGAGGAAGCTGTAAGAAGAGTTTTGTCATCTATTACAAACAAAGAGCTTTTGAATGGTGGAAGTCCTGAAGAAAAAAGATTCTGGAACAACAACATGTGGATGATGGAAGATATGGGTGTGGTTGATCAAATGGTACAACCTATCAAACATCTAAACCTTGATGATGTTGAAACAGACAAGAAGGAATTGATTTTCGTTCCAGGTCATGTTGATGAATACTATGATTTGGGAGACAAATTAGTTGTGAACTTCTTCAAGGTATCTGTGGATATTTTTGGTGGCACAGGTGCTGTTACTATGGATGGAGAAGATTTCAGAGAACACATCATTAAATTATTGCAAAAATAG